A single region of the Cryptococcus decagattii chromosome 4, complete sequence genome encodes:
- a CDS encoding ribonuclease HII — protein MSISIDPVNLVPVPPLRDSYVFHSPLLVAEQNLEEGWIMGIDEAGRGPVLGPMVYAAAYCPLSFKPTLESIGFDDSKALSAETRQTLWETFEVHSPLCYSSSTLSPQDISSSMLRKVPINLNRQAEDSTVGLIQAALNRGINVTECYVDALGPAPQWQARLTAIFPTIKFTVCPKADSLFKIVGAASIVAKVTRDRYVHGWVDPEDVVHRAIDAKSEDEEEVIRGSGYPSDPKTQAYLKKSIDPVFGYKGIVRFSWATIKVLLDKQGVESKWIDDTTQRSAANWFSAGTDSERPKIWRDLGVSSVGEL, from the exons ATGTCCATTTCCATTGATCCTGTAAATTTGGTGCCTGTACCTCCATTGCGAGACTCCTATGTCTTCCACTCGCCTCTTCTCGTTGCAGAGCAAAATCTCGAGGAGGGCTGGATCATGGGTATCGATGAAGCCGGTCGAGGCC CTGTACTTG GACCAATGGTTTATGCCGCAGCTTATTGCCCTTTGTCATTTAAACCTACCTTGGAAAGCATTGGCTTCGATG ACTCTAAGGCACTATCCGCCGAGACTAGGCAAACACTCTGGGAGACTTTTGAGGTCCATTCTCCCTTGTGTTATTCTTCGTCGACCTTATCGCCCCAAGACATTTCATCCAGCATGCTCCGTAAAGTGCCCATAAATCTTAATAGACAAGCAGAG GATTCTACAGTGGGCCTAATCCAGGCAGCCTTAAATAGAGGTATCAACGTTACTGAA TGTTACGTTGATGCCCTTGGCCCTGCCCCTCAATGGCAGGCCAGACTTACTGCGATATTCCCTACTATCAAGTTTACCGTGTGCCCCAAAGCTGACAGTCTATTCAAAATCGTTGGTGCTGCATCAATTGTGGCCAAGGTTACAAGAGATAGATATGTCCATGGCTGGGTTGATCCGGAGGATGTGGTCCATAG AGCTATCGATGCCAAGtccgaggatgaagaggaagttATAAGAGGCAGCGGTTATCCATCTGACCCCAAGACCCAAGCGTATCTCAAGAAATCCATAGATCCTGTTTTCGGCTACAAGGGCATCGTCAGATTTTCATGGGCAACTATCAAAGTCCTCCTGGACAAACAAGGTGTGGAGAGTAAATG GATAGATGACACAACGCAACGTTCAGCAGCTAATTGGTTCTCGGCTGGTACGGACAGCGAGCGACCCAAGATATGGAGAGATCTGGGCGTCTCTTCTGTGGGCGAGCTTTGA
- a CDS encoding E3 ubiquitin-protein ligase BRE1 — translation MNADLKRVRENTLDDSPSPSAKRRLNSNASSPIQPSDDEGMAEWMKIVEVKRKEAIYRQMLEYRRTSERETKRANDLEAQRRVLEASFHAVELCWTQIVAAVKDLAGADNLQLKEEEVLEPLLDPSTPVPELEKALQSRLPITTQLVTRFVDLVAHNATRPASEADLQARCLKLEAEASALRSNSKLLESEISALKGSRDDVQRDLQRTRKALDRERMEHSKAQEEWKEERTRGDRATPNLRANGSGHSTPNGKIDTDKKFYSGAGPSVVGVLQDTSELEQLAASRLKQLEQLHIERIQLQQEVDRLKILANHPSETALRESPFFQVYLHQLATSINHAEALQTRFTATECKLDQLRDSNGEFREAVLAEARAQTEALRAQMAKKDSDIARLRGQRDELNGEIMERRAKEIEKCKYTEQIENLANSRQERISFLTSEVRRLKGKLAAAHGSDGYLSFLRESGIDGDYVKDLEAKVVSSQDQINALTSQLERVSSDTATGRSETEVRAELESAKRLLAGYERILGPNPEAAEDVKYLSQQLEKKEKERASLEMRLEEAEAATNALYSEVEGLSKLWEALDQTVKSKVLELRDGEQKITRLATEKAKADNKYFAAMRAKEAVDMEAKAAQRSVEKQLRLLERAQEVEMSLRSQITANEKGLTALKNNALDLQNQLATVVAEKTQLELRLQQSQNALAEAQQIMHQRVAEASAEKEARARLQDEADGQMKTIKKLKERQDAVAAASQTGMSDHEWAITQERDKLLKLLKCSCCEQNFKQQVIVKCMHTFCKQCLEQRIASRQRKCPACGLAFAKEDIQTLYWQ, via the exons ATGAACGCAGACCTCAAAAGGGTTCGCGAAAATACACTTGATGACAGCCCTTCGCCATCCGCTAAACGAAGGTTAAACAGCAATGCGTCGTCGCCGATACAACCTtcagatgatgagggcATGGCAGAGTGGATGAAGATAGTTGAG GTCAAACGTAAGGAGGCCATCTACCGCCAGATGTTGGAATATCGACGTACCTCTGAACGTGAAACTAAAAGAGCCAATGACCTTGAAGCACAGCGACGTGTCCTTGAGGCTAGTTTTCACGCAGTTGAGTTGTGCTGGACCCAA attgttgctgctgttaAGGATCTAGCGGGCGCCGACAATCTACAATtaaaagaagaggaggttTTAGAGC CCTTACTGGATCCATCAACTCCTGTGCCGGAGCTGGAAAAGGCGCTGCAAAGTAGATTGCCCATTACGACACAATTAGTGACTCGTTTTGTTGATCTTGTGGCTCATAATGCTACCAGACCGGCCTCCGAAGCAGATTTACAAGCTCGCTGCTTGAAGTTGGAAGCCGAGGCCAGTGCTCTCCGTTCCAATTCGAAATTACTAGAATCTGAGATCTCGGCTCTTAAAGGTTCTCGTGACGATGTACAGCGGGACTTGCAAAGAACTCGAAAGGCGCTGGATCGAGAACGGATGGAGCACAGCAAGGCtcaagaagaatggaaagaggaacGAACAAGGGGAGATCGAGCGACCCCCAATTTACGGGCGAATGGATCAGGCCATTCGACTCCCAATGGAAAGATCGACACAGACAAGAAGTTTTATAGTGGTGCCGGTCCCTCTGTGGTGGGCGTGCTGCAAGATACTTCAGAATTGGAACAACTAGCTGCATCAAGGCTGAAGCAACTAGAACAGCTTCACATTGAGCGAATTCAACTTCAACAAGAGGTCGATAGGTTAAAGATCTTG GCGAATCATCCTTCTGAAACTGCCCTTCGAGAATCCCCATTCTTCCAAGTCTATCTTCATCAGCTTGCCACTTCCATCAACCATGCCGAAGCTCTTCAGACCCGCTTTACTGCCACTGAATGCAAGTTGGATCAACTTCGTGATTCCAATGGAGAATTTCGTGAAGCGGTCCTTGCTGAAGCACGAGCACAGACAGAGGCTTTACGGGCTCAAATGGCTAAAAAGGACTCTGATATTGCCAGGCTACGTGGCCAGCGTGACGAATTGAACGGTGAAATCATGGAACGACGAGCCAAGGAAATTGAGAAGTGCAAGTATACAGAACAAATAGAGAACCTGGCGAACTCTAGGCAAGAGAGAATCAGCTTCCTCACTTCTGAGGTTCGACGCTTAAAAGGCAAACTTGCAGCTGCGCATGGTTCTGATGGTTATCTGTCGTTCCTCAGAGAATCTGGTATCGATGGCGACTATGTTAAAGATCTGGAGGCAAAGGTTGTTTCTTCCCAAGATCAGATCAATGCTCTTACTTCTCAGTTGGAACGCGTCTCTTCAGATACTGCCACCGGAAGAAGCGAAACTGAGGTCCGGGCTGAGCTTGAATCTGCCAAGCGTCTACTTGCTGGCTATGAAAGGATTTTGGGACCTAATCCAGAAGCTGCGGAGGATGTGAAGTATCTGTCCCAGCAGCtagagaagaaggagaaagaaagggcGTCGCTAGAAATGAGGTTGGAGGAGGCCGAGGCGGCCACCAATGCGTTGTATTCAGAAGTTGAAGGACTGTCGAAATTGTGGGAAGCTTTGGATCAGACGGTGAAGAGCAAGGTACTTGAATTGAGGGATGGGGAACAGAAAATTACGCGATTAGCCACTGAG AAAGCGAAAGCTGATAATAAGTACTTTGCCGCCATGCGTGCGAAAGAAGCAGTCGATATGGAGGCGAAGGCGGCTCAGCGTAGCGTAGAAAAGCAGTTGCGGTTGTTGGAACGAGCACAGGAAGTTGAAATGAGTCTGCGGTCTCAGATT ACCGCCAATGAGAAAGGTTTAACTGCTCTGAAAAATAACGCTCTGGATTTGCAAAATCAGCTCGCGACTGTTGTCGCTGAGAAGACCCAGCTCGAACTTCGACTCCAACAATCTCAGAACGCTCTCGCAGAGGCACAACAGATTATGCATCAACGCGTAGCTGAAGCGAGTGCGGAGAAGGAAGCGAGAGCCAGGTTGCAAGACGAAGCAGATGGGCAAATGAAGACAATAAAGAAACTGAAAGAGAGGCAGGACGCGGTAGCGGCGGCCTCGCAGACTGGGATGTCAGATCACGAATGGGCGATAACGCAAGAGCGAGACAAGTTGCTC AAATTGCTCAAATGCTCTTGTTGCGAACAAAACTTCAAGCAACAGGTTATTGTCAAATGCATGCACA CATTCTGCAAGCAATGTCTTGAGCAGCGTATCGCCTCTCGTCAACGGAAATGCCCGGCATGTGGACTGGCCTTCGCGAAGGAAGATATACAAACGTTGTATTGGCAATAA
- a CDS encoding T-complex protein 1, zeta subunit — protein MSSIELINPKAESVRRTQALQVNTAGAVGLANVVKSNLGPRGTIKMLVDGSGQIKMTKDGKVLLSEMQIQNPTAAMIARTAVAQDEQCGDGTTSVVLLVGELLKQADRYIQEGVHPRVIGDGFDIAKKEALNFLDSFKQTPKLDRANLISVSHTSLATKLHAKLAQKLAADVVDAVLAIQPPEVTEPGAHREPIDLHMIEVMKMQHKTDTDTQLIRGLVMDHGARHPDMPKRVENAYILTLNVSLEYEKTEVNSGFFYSSAEQREKLVESERRFVDSKLKKIVELKNAVCDVAVGSNEKPKNFVVINQKGIDPMSLDVLAKNGILALRRAKRRNMERLQFACGGIAQNSVEDLTPDVLGWAGLVYEHTLGEEKYTFVEDVKEPKSVTMLIKGPNAHTMTQIQDALRDGFRSIKNAIEDYCVIPGAGAFELACSAHLNSSLKTLAKGRAKLGVQAFAEAMLVIPKTLAANGGYDVQDAIVGLQQELEEAGEGGIVGLDLKSGEPMDPVAEGVWDNYRVKRQMLHGAATIAVNLLNVDEVLRAGRSSLKEGPGP, from the exons ATGTCCAGCATAGAACTCATAAACCCAAAAGCTGAGAGTGTGAGGAGGACGCAAGCTCTCCAGGTCAACACG GCTGGTGCTGTTGGTCTTGCGAATGTCGTCAAGTCCAATCTCG GTCCTAGGGGAACTATTAAAATGCTGGTGGACGGCTCTGGGCAAATTAAGATGACTAAG GATGGTAAAGTCCTTCTATCTGAGATGCAGATCCAA AACCCCACTGCCGCTATGATTGCCCGAACAGCTGTGGCGCAGGATGAGCAATGTGGTGACGGCACAACGTCAGttgttcttcttgtcgGGGAGCTTTTGAAACAAGCGGACAGATACATCCAGGAAGGTGTTCATCCGCGAGTGATTGGAGATGGTTTCGACATTGCTAAGAAGGAAGCCTTGAAC TTCCTTGACTCTTTCAAGCAGACCCCTAAACTCGATCGTGCCAACCTCATATCTGTTTCCCACACCTCCCTCGCTACAAAACTCCACGCCAAACTTGCCCAAAAGCTTGCCGCCGATGTTGTCGATGCTGTCCTTGCCATCCAGCCTCCTGAAGTCACCGAACCTGGAGCTCATCGAGAACCCATCGACCTCCACATGATTGaagtgatgaagatgcaACACAAGACCGACACAGACACCCAGCTGATTAGGGGATTGGTTATGGACCATGGTGCTAGACATCCCGACATGCCCAAGCGGGTGGAGAACGCCTACATCTTGACGCTCAACGTTTCTCTTGAGTACGAGAAAACCGAAGTCAACTCAGGCTTTTTCTATTCCTCAGCGGAGCAAAGGGAAAAGCTTGTTGAGTCTGAAAGACGATTCGTTGATTCCAAGCTTAAGAAGATTGTTGAACTCAAGAATGCTGTGTGCGACGTGGCTGTTGGATCAAACGAGAAACCCAAGAACTTCGTTGTAATCAACCAAAAGGGTATTGATCCTATGAGCTTGGATGTCCTTGCCAAGAACGGTATTCTCGCTTTAAGGCGTGCGAAGAGAAGGAACATGGAGCG ATTACAATTTGCTTGTGGGGGTATTGCTCAAAATTCCGTGGAGGATTTGACCCCAGATGTCCTTGGTTGGGCTGGTCTCGTCTACGAGCACACTCTTGGTGAAGAAAAGTACACTTTTGTGGAGGATGTAAAGGAACCAAAATCAGTTACCATGCTCATCAAGGGTCCTAACGCGCATACCATGACTCAAATTCAAGACGCTCTTCGAGATGGCTTCCGTTCCATCAAAAACGCCATTGAAGACTATTGTGTTATTCCTGGTGCGGGTGCATTCGAGCTCGCTTGCTCCGCTCATCTCAATTCATCCTTGAAGACTCTCGCCAAGGGCCGAGCCAAGCTTGGTGTTCAGGCTTTCGCTGAGGCTATGCTCGTGATCCCTAAGACTCTTGCGGCGAATGGAGGATATGACGTGCAGGATGCCATCGTGGGTTTGCAGCAGGAGTTGGAGGAAGCCGGTGAAGGTGGTATCGTGGGTTTGGATTTGAAGAGTGGAGAGCCAATGGACCCTGTTGCTGAGGGTGTGTGGGATAACTACAGAGTGAAGAGGCAGATGTTGCATGGAGC GGCGACTATTGCTGTGAATTTGTTGAACGTCGACGAAGTGCTTAGGGCAGGAAGATCATC ACTCAAAGAAGGCCCCGGTCCTTAG
- a CDS encoding urate oxidase, whose product MSEPGYLSAARYGKDLVKVARVVRDDEQHHIVEYTLRVLLEGEIETSYTKADNSCVVATDTVKNTCNIFAKTSPYVLDAPVFALHLGLHFVTKYKHIHKCFVDIVGLKWSRISVDGKPHKWSFVRDGDEKAIVECAVDASTGSESATADLKIGIKDLLVLKTSGSAFENFYRDENTTLADVADRIFSTSVSLQCSISLPPNTPLNIDNLGSIAKELDFPKMKELILKDVLDTFATDESASVQATLYLTLQKILTSCPAVKDASMQLPNKHYIPINLSAFGLDNKLGYEGGAEVFYPAADPSGFITATVTRK is encoded by the exons ATGTCTGAGCCTGGCTACCTCTCCGCTGCTCGTTACG GTAAGGACCTTGTTAAGGTCGCTCGAGTTGTCCGTGATGATGAGCAACACCATATCGTTGAGTACACTCTCCGAG TCCTTCTTGAGGGAGAGATTGAGACCTCTTACACCAAAGCCGACAACTCCTGCGTTGTTGCTACTGACACTG TAAAGAACACTTGCAACA TCTTCGCCAAAACCTCCCCTTATGTTCTTGATGCCCCTGTATTTGCCCTCCATCTTGGTTTGCATTTTGTCACCAAATACAAGCACATCCACAAGTGTTTTGTGGATATTGTTGGCCTTAAATGGAGCCGTATCTCA GTCGACGGCAAGCCTCACAAATGGTCCTTCGTGCGAGACGGTGACGAAAAAGCCATTGTTGAATGTGCCGTGGATGCTAGCACCGGCTCCGAATCTGCCACCGCGGACTTGAAGATTGGTATCAAAGATCTTCTTG TTTTGAAGACGAGCGGATCAGCTTTCGAAAACTTCTACCGAGATGAGAACACCACTCTTGCTG ATGTTGCCGACCGTATTTTCTCAACGTCTGTCTCTCTCCAATGTTCGatttcccttcctcctaACACCCCTCTCAACATCGACAACCTCGGGTCTATTGCCAAGGAACTCGATTTCCCTAAGATGAAGGAGCTCATCCTCAAGGATGTCCTCGACACTTTTGCTACCGACGAAAGCGCTAGTGTTCAAGCTACTCTTTACCTCACCCTCCAGAAGATTTTAACTTCATGTCCTGCCGTCAAGGACGCCTCCATGCAGTTGCCCAACAAGCACTACAT ACCTATCAACCTTAGTGCTTTTGGCTTGGACAACAAGTTGGGTTACGAAGGTGGTGCCGAAGTCTTTTATCCTGCTGCCGATCCCAGTGGTTTCATCACGGCCACTGTCACCAGGAAGTAA
- a CDS encoding mannose-6-phosphate isomerase, translating to MSPSVFKIAPGINSYDWGKKGSASLAAQLATTSIPDFSIDENKTYAELWMGTHPNNPSRLSDNTLLSEHLKSHPELIGSTVSSKFEDCKDGSLPFLFKVLSIGTALSIQAHPDKPLAKKLFDEKPDVYKDPNHKPEMAIALTPFLAFLNFLPLPVLLLHLLTVPELQEFVDSSLIKSLASSLDLPTSQPPDASFFKPTESPATAQQKDILKQIFAALMSADKKLVEEAISKLIKRYQAKQDIRENEKDLVDLALRLNDQYPGDVGVLCVFLLNVVELKRGEAAFLGANEPHAYIEGNIIECMATSDNVVRAGLTPKLRDVDTLVSMLTYEAAPGDKQLLRPTQFQKGDDTTKLYDPPIAEFSVLRTELSEGTKTSHRPVEGPSVCVITEGAGVVRDANDQTEFVRGDVIFVGAGKGVEWEAKKELEMFRAYVEA from the exons ATGTCTCCTTCCGTGTTCAAAATCGCACCAGGAATCAATTCATACGACTGGGGCAAGAAAGGCTCAGCGTCCCTAGCCGCACAGCTTGCTACCACCTCTATCCCTGACTTCTCCATCGATGAGAACAAGACCTACGCCGAA TTATGGATGGGTACTCATCCCAACAATCCATCCAGGTTATCGGACAACACCTTGCTCTCTGAGCACCTCAAGTCCCATCCAGAGCTTATCGGTTCCACCGTGTCTTCCAAATTTGAGGACTGCAAGGACGGCTCTTTACCATTCCTCTTCAAGGTCCTGAGTATAGGTACTGCTCTCAGTATACAGGCTCATCCTGATAAGCCGCTTGCCAAGAAGCTTTTTGACGAGAAGCCTGATGTCTACAAAG ACCCTAACCACAAGCCTGAGATGGCCATTGCCCTTACTCCtttccttgccttccttaattttcttcccctccctGTGCTTCTCTTGCACCTTTTGACCGTTCCAGAATTGCAAGAGTTCGTCGACTCTTCTCTCATCAAATCCCTGGCTTCATCTCTCGACCTGCCCACATCTCAACCACCTGATGCTTCATTTTTCAAACCCACAGAATCCCCAGCCACTGCCCAGCAGAAGGACATCCTCAAACAGATTTTTGCCGCTCTTATGTCAGCAGATAAGAAGCTTGTTGAAGAAGCTATCTCCAAACTTATCAAAAGGTATCAGGCGAAGCAAGATATCAGGGAAAACGAGAAGGATCTTGTGGATTTGGCTTTGAGGCTCAATGATCAGTACCCTGGGGATGTTGGTGTTCTCTGTGTGTTCCTGCTGAACGTCGTGGAGCTCAAAAGAGGCGAAGCTGCTTTCCTCGGGGCTAATGAGCCCCACGCCTACATCGAGGGTA ATATCATTGAGTGTATGGCCACATCCGACAATGTAGTTCGCGCTGGCCTTACTCCCAAGCTCCGAGACGTCGACACTCTTGTCTCTATGCTCACATATGAAGCTGCTCCAGGTGACAAGCAATTACTCCGACCCACCCAATTTCAAAAGGGCGATGATACTACTAAACTCTACGATCCCCCTATTGCTGAATTCTCTGTCTTGCGTACTGAGCTTTCTGAAGGAACGAAGACCTCTCACCGGCCTGTGGAAGGTCCCAGCGTGTGTGTCATAACTGAAGGTGCGGGTGTTGTCAGGGATGCAAATGATCAAACAGAGTTTGTCCGGGGTGATGTTATCTTTGTGGGAGCCGGCAAAGGGGTGGAATGggaggcgaagaaggaattGGAAATGTTTAGGGCCTATGTTGAGGCTTAA